The Pochonia chlamydosporia 170 chromosome 1, whole genome shotgun sequence genome window below encodes:
- a CDS encoding GTP-binding protein (similar to Coccidioides immitis RS XP_001239338.1), with translation MAGTINKPKKPKSKRGTTRLRNKIEKASAAKQKKQRKLAKNNPEWRSKLKKDPGIPNLFPYKEKLLQEIEEKRMRKAAEAEKKREMAKAARTGTVQGKAEEEMEDAENAVGDAGAMDDEFMDEDVDESNPMAALLASARAAAVQYDKDLADSDGMDDDDEEDDDSDDAGHGGLNDMSVGQASSRKTYDKVFKQVVEQADVVLYVLDARDPEGTRSREVERSIMAAASGGKRLILVLNKVDLIPPKVLRDWLVYLRRYFPTLPLRASGAAPNAHVFNHRDLTVQSTSATLFKALKSFAASRQLKRAVSVGVIGYPNVGKSSVINALLSRMSGKGGSSSKACPAGAEAGVTTSIRSVKIDSKLTLLDSPGVVFPSSSSIQSGGLVNLKNATEAHAHLILLNAVPPKQIDDPVPAVSLLIRRLSSSPDLMQKLTDVYDIPALLPNRLDGDVTTDFLVQVARKRGRLGRGGVPNINAAAMAVVTDWRDGRIQGWVEPPALTGEVAATGNKKLKNAGEDEVMPDQKEIVTEWAAEFKLDGLWGDGAAGEDAMEE, from the exons ATGGCGGGAACAATTAACAAACCAAAGA aacccaagtccaagaggGGCACGACTCGTCTCCGAAACAAGATTGAAAAAGCGTCGGCAGCCaaacagaagaagcagcGCAAGCTCGCCAAAAATAACCCAGAATGGCGATCCAAGTTAAAAAAGGATCCCGGTATCCCAAACTTGTTCCCGtacaaggagaagctgttgCAAGAAATTGAAGAGAAGCGAATGAGAAAGGCGGCcgaggcagagaagaagagggaaatggcaaaggcggccaGAACTGGCACTGTCCAGGGGAAAgccgaggaagaaatggaagatGCTGAGAACGCCGTGGGCGACGCTGGGGCCATGGACGATGAATTCATGGACGAGGATGTGGACGAGTCGAATCCCATGGCTGCACTGCTGGCTAGCGCGAGGGCTGCAGCGGTGCAGTACGATAAGGATTTGGCGGACAGCGAtggcatggacgacgacgatgaggaggacgacgacagCGATGATGCAGGGCACGGCGGTTTGAACGACATGTCTGTCGGCCAGGCTTCCTCTCGCAAGACGTACGACAAGGTCTTTAAGCAGGTTGTTGAGCAGGCGGATGTGGTTTTGTATGTGTTGGACGCACGAGATCCAGAGGGTACTCGGTCACGAGAGGTTGAGCGAAGCATCATGGCCGCTGCTTCTGGTGGCAAGCGTCTCATCCTGGTTCTCAACAAGGTCGATCTGATCCCGCCCAAGGTCCTGCGAGACTGGCTCGTCTACCTGCGACGGTATTTCCCCACGCTGCCTCTGCGTGCGTCTGGTGCTGCGCCAAACGCCCACGTCTTCAACCACCGCGACTTGACTGTCCAAAGCACATCGGCAACCCTGTTCAAAGCGCTCAAGAGCTTCGCTGCCAGCCGTCAACTAAAGCGCGCCGTGTCCGTTGGCGTCATTGGGTACCCCAACGTCGGCAAATCCTCCGTAATAAACGCCTTGTTGAGCAGAATGAGCGGCAAGGGCGGCAGCTCCTCCAAGGCGTGTCCTGCTGGTGCCGAGGCTGGCGTCACCACAAGTATTCGCAGCGTCAAGATCGACAGCAAGCTGACACTCCTCGACTCTCCTGGTGTTGTCttcccatcctcctcgtccatcCAGTCCGGCGGGCTCGTCAACCTCAAGAACGCAACTGAAGCGCATGCCCATCTTATTCTACTTAATGCCGTTCCCCCTAAGCAGATTGACGACCCCGTCCCCGCAGTCAGCTTGCTGATCCGTCGACTGTCCTCATCGCCAGATCTGATGCAGAAGCTCACGGATGTATATGACATTCCTGCCCTTTTGCCCAACCGACTGGACGGCGATGTTACGACCGATTTTTTGGTGCAGGTCGCTCGCAAGAGAGGTAGATTGGGTCGCGGCGGTGTTCCGAATATCAAtgcggcggcaatggctgTCGTGACGGACTGGCGGGATGGGCGTATCCAGGGATGGGTTGAGCCGCCTGCGTTGACTGGCGAGGTGGCTGCTACGGGTAATAAGAAGCTCAAGAATGcgggtgaggatgaggtcATGCCTGATCAGAAGGAGATTGTTACGGAGTGGGCTGCTGAGTTTAAGCTTGATGGGCTGTGGGGGGATGGTGCTGCCGGGGAGGATGCTATGGAGGAGTAA
- a CDS encoding CBF/NF-Y family transcription factor (similar to Metarhizium acridum CQMa 102 XP_007810531.1) has product MPPRKSDQPRKSDAPLDEDSILAVPNESKASHPEKKDRDKDKDKEKDKDSTTIEDLTLPKSIITRLAKGVLPPNTQIQANAILAMSKSATVFINYLASHANENTMSAGKKTISPADVFKALDDVEFSFLKEPLEAEFAKFNQIQTEKRTNYRQKVRAKQDAGDDTDMADVSAVDSTIVSEGGAPRAKKARVEADAEGEGEEEDDAETEEEGDVRDEDDEDDAAGEEEEEGEEGEEEEGNASGDETQDALEEKVVREYGDEALDGDESD; this is encoded by the exons ATGCCGCCTCGAAAATCAGACCAACCTCGCAAAAGCGACGCCCCCCTCGATGAAGACAGCATCCTTGCCGTACCAAATGAGTCAAAAGCATCGCACCCAGAAAAGAAGGAcagagacaaagacaaggacaaggagaaggacaaggactCAACAACCATCGAA GACCTCACGCTCCCCAAATCAATAATCACCCGCCTAGCAAAGGGGGTCCTCCCGCCCAACACGCAAATACAAGCAAACGCCATCCTAGCCATGAGCAAAAGCGCCACCGTATTCATCAACTATCTCGCCTCGCA TGCCAATGAAAACACCATGAGTGCGGGTAAAAAGACTATTTCTCCGGCAGACGTGTTCAAGGCGCTAGATGACGTTGAGTTTTCATTTCTAAAAGAACCACTGGAAGCAGAATTCGCCA AATTCAACCAAATCCAAACGGAGAAACGGACCAACTATCGGCAGAAAGTACGGGCTAAGCAAGACGCTGGGGACGACACGGACATGGCGGATGTTTCGGCTGTGGACTCGACGATAGTATCCGAAGGTGGCGCACCGAGGGCAAAGAAGGCGCGTGTGGAGGCTGACGCGGAGGgagagggggaggaggaggatgatgcagagacggaagaggagggggaTGTGagggatgaggatgatgaagacgacgcGGCgggtgaggaggaagaggagggggaggagggggaggaggaggagggcaaTGCGAGTGGTGATGAGACGCAGGATGCGTTGGAGGAGAAAGTTGTTAGAGAGTATGGGGATGAGGCgttggatggggatgaaAGTGATTAG
- a CDS encoding chromatin remodelling complex subunit-like protein (similar to Thielavia terrestris NRRL 8126 XP_003652213.1), whose product MSSRETLSNPPLRGVKRSRSSDSHNILQPGDDACATMRSAAVPLCATIRLSEAQSMMLPRLPGGVTIRKDPEVIVYRSDDEKLERVFMLSSCRISSPPTQPKRIKQMKPSDAAGQLPPPGAPQTGAPPQTPQSQSSTLPSQTTPAYGATPGGAPPKTTPTKSTVKALPTVRDHTTDQLNQAGDEYLPREIDEFGEKKVMPNGQLLGNRTYRCRTFLVPNRGEKLFMLATECARVLGYRDSYLLFNKNRSLFKIIASQAEKDDLVQQEILPFSYRSRQIAIVTARSMFRQFGSRVIENGRRVRDDYWETKARKQGFTEADLAGEKRPGAAKAREAAEAQSNLLMSGPHTEIVYNNTPGPYPGAPPTHLVQAGMMGAPPGNVARMPGLTVGAEIGDNRPRDFSNIIKGGPRQEITGPAYQDQTRPSPLTELHSQAHHAAEFNRSVNQQRDMRGDYLQGIWRRTHEQPVTSALNPTVGATDAAAATSRPSSSPHTAAAGVTQPVVSSQSPQMLMTAAPYSQSIHAQNPLGSTGSGSMSQGTAGGYNYQPNQAMWSQNTQAPHHNYGSYTTQSQAPHPSQSPASHLRQPSAGQLQPNMPFPGMGSMQQYGASQGMYPADQTPRQYMAQGTPGGAPQVSQSWSGQHSPPPQWWAPQQQPQ is encoded by the exons atgtcgTCTCGAGAAA CCTTATCTAACCCGCCGCTTCGCGGCGTCAAGCGGAGCCGGTCCTCGGATTCTCACAACATCCTGCAGCCCGGCGATGACG cttgcgCTACGATGCGCAGCGCCGCGGTGCCGCTGTGCGCCACCATTCGCCTTTCCGAAGCTCAATCCATGATGCTCCCACGTTTACCCGGCGGTGTTACGATACGCAAAGACCCAGAAGTGATCGTGTACCGGAGCGATGACGAGAAGCTTGAACGTGTTTTTATGTTGTCTTCTTGCAGAATAT CCAGTCCCCCGACTCAGCCGAAACGAATCAAACAAATGAAGCCGTCCGACGCTGCTGGGCAGCTCCCGCCCCCTGGGGCACCACAGACTGGCGCGCCGCCGCAGACTCCCCAATCCCAAAGCTCGACATTGCCCAGCCAGACGACCCCAGCCTATGGCGCGACTCCTGGAGGCGCACCTCCCAAGACTACGCCGACCAAGTCGACGGTCAAGGCGCTGCCAACCGTGAGGGATCATACGACTGACCAGTTGAACCAAGCTGGCGACGAGTATTTGCCAAGAGAGattgatgagtttggggagaagaaggtcaTGCCCAACGGGCAGCTGCTTGGCAACCGCACCTACAGATGCCGGACGTTCCTGGTCCCCAACAGAGGTGAAAAGCTCTTCATGCTCGCTACCGAATGTGCCAGAGTCCTTGGGTACCGTGACTCGTATTTGCTGTTTAACAAGAACAGGTCTCTCTTCAAAATCATTGCCAGCCAGGCTGAAAAGGACGACCTTGTCCAGCAGGagattttgccattttcatACCGCTCGAGGCAAATTGCCATTGTCACCGCCCGGTCAATGTTTAGACAGTTTGGAAGCCGCGTTATCGAGAATGGCCGCCGTGTTCGCGATGACTACTGGGAAACCAAGGCCCGCAAACAAGGATTCACCGAGGCAGACTTAGCTGGAGAGAAGAGACCCGGAGCTGCCAAGGCCCGAGAGGCGGCCGAAGCACAAAGCAACCTCCTCATGAGCGGACCTCACACGGAAATTGTATATAACAACACCCCCGGACCCTATCCTGGTGCTCCGCCAACACATCTGGTCCAAGCAGGTATGATGGGAGCGCCACCTGGAAACGTTGCAAGAATGCCTGGATTAACAGTCGGGGCAGAGATAGGCGACAATCGCCCTAGGGATTTCAGCAATATTATTAAAGGAGGCCCTCGCCAGGAAATCACCGGCCCAGCCTACCaggaccaaaccagaccatcaCCATTGACGGAGCTTCATTCCCAGGCCCACCACGCTGCCGAGTTCAATCGGTCTGTCAACCAGCAGCGAGACATGCGCGGCGATTATTTGCAAGGCATCTGGCGTCGCACCCACGAACAGCCAGTCACATCTGCATTGAATCCAACAGTGGGAGCTACCGACGCAGCTGCTGCAACCTCCCGACCCTCGAGCTCTCCGCACACTGCCGCGGCTGGCGTGACTCAACCTGTTGTTTCGTCGCAAAGCCCCCAGATGCTTATGACTGCGGCACCCTACTCTCAGTCAATTCATGCGCAGAATCCTCTAG GATCTACAGGCAGCGGAAGCATGAGCCAAGGCACCGCTGGCGGCTACAACTATCAACCTAACCAGGCCATGTGGTCGCAAAACACGCAAGCTCCCCACCACAACTATGGCAGTTATACCACGCAATCCCAGGCGCCTCATCCGTCCCAGTCTCCTGCTTCTCACCTCCGACAGCCTAGTGCAGGACAGCTGCAGCCAAATATGCCATTCCCCGGCATGGGTAGCATGCAGCAATATGGTGCGAGCCAAGGCATGTATCCTGCAGACCAAACGCCTCGGCAATACATGGCCCAAGGAACTCCAGGCGGAGCACCACAAGTATCCCAGTCTTGGTCTGGCCAGCactcaccacctcctcagTGGTGGGCACCACAACAGCAGCCTCAGTAG
- a CDS encoding PCI domain-containing protein (similar to Metarhizium robertsii ARSEF 23 XP_007820083.2): MRFSAALVALAAASAQAQTKYNYTSELDMTIDPNTVPQTERATWCQGQTNTCRLLCNADAAVNSCSESTLKWNCTCSSNSSTPGIQYYKQTMPFYICQALFSQCITTNAGNAQGQDVCNNNIKPLCAKNDPPKSPIGDSSGGSSSTTDASKPTQTGGSNTQVTTTSSKGLAGPTMAPVGNGVFVAAMGLMAYML, from the exons ATGCGTTTCTCTGCAGCTCTCGtcgccttggctgctgcctCGGCTCAGGCCCAAACCAAATACAACTACACCAGCGAGTTGGACATGACTATTGATCCCAACACTGTTCCCCAGACTGAACGAG CCACTTGGTGCCAGGGTCAGACTAACACTTGTCGACTTCTCTGcaatgctgatgctgctgtcaacAGCTGTTCCGAG TCAACCCTCAAGTGGAACTGCACTtgctcctccaacagctcgACCCCCGGCATTCAGTACTACAAGCAGACCATGCCCTTCTACATTTGCCAGGCACTCTTCTCGCaatgcatcaccaccaacgcCGGCAATGCCCAGGGTCAGGACGtttgcaacaacaacattAAGCCTCTCTGCGCCAAAAACGATCCCCCTAAGAGCCCTATTGGCGacagcagcggcggcagctccTCGACCACTGATGCCTCCAAGCCCACTCAGACCGGTGGCAGTAACACTCAGGTGACGaccaccagctccaaagGTCTTGCTGGTCCTACCATGGCCCCCGTGGGCAACGGCGTCtttgttgctgccatgggCCTGATGGCTTACATGCTCTAG
- a CDS encoding mitotic control protein dis3 (similar to Aspergillus terreus NIH2624 XP_001212288.1), giving the protein MTSLKRSHEGDPLASNISSKVYVRSTRSGKVQKIVREVYLRTDIPCSSKICKACLVGAPRNASQQIQPFVLSEKPAGTKAFPQGHYLVPDTNALLNAMDLFEQSSAFYDVIVLQTVLEELRNRSLPLYNRLIGLTKSEDKRFYVFFNDFRLETYVNREPNESVNDRNDRAVRLAVKWYGEHLAQMKAGKIPAIVMLSDDQENLKKARSQGLNALSLRDYVGSLEDGDKLLDMVAEAQSQGGFHRPSQMLYPEYYSLSKMMTGVKAGLMHQGIFNVSPYNYLEGSIKVPAFSKPLLILGRESINRSVDGDVVVVELLPQDKWKEPSTKIIEEDNITKNENADTEERDDFVSDKERKALQEEAKRTHKSSSESQLQPTARVVGVIKRNWRQYVGHIDPSSASKSSSSQGRKQDSVFLIPMDKKIPKIRLRTRQVSELLGKRLLVTIDAWDRDSRHPVGHFVRSLGELETKAAETEALLLEWDVQYRPFPKTVLDCLPKEGHDWKVPASTDDPGWKDREDLRGLLICSIDPVGCQDIDDALHARKLPNGNTEVGVHIADVSHFVKPANAMDTEASIRGTTVYLVDKRIDMLPPLLGTDLCSLKPYVERYAFSVLWELDDNAEIVNVRFTKSVIKSREAFSYEQAQLRIDDSSQQDDLTNGMRMLLALSKKLKKKRMDAGALSLSSPEVKVQMESETSDPIDVTTKQLLDTNSLVEEFMLFANISVAAKIYDAFPQTAILRRHAAPPKTNFDELADQLRVKRGLELRTDSSKALADSLDACVDKSDPFFNTLVRIMATRCMMSAEYFCSGTQAYPEFRHYGLASEIYTHFTSPIRRYADLLAHRQLAAAIGYEAVHPSVRSRGRLEAVCKNINVRHRNAQMAGRASTAYYVGQALKGNVAEEEAFVMKIFSNGFVVLVPRFGIEGLIRLRDLAEPEPESEFDAETYTLVTRGSKDLKVELFQKVKVRVMDEKDERTGKRGVKMELISA; this is encoded by the exons ATGACGAGCTTGAAACGATCTCACGAGGGAGATCCCCTTGCCTCCAACATTTCAAGTAAAGTCTATGTACGCTCCACGCGCAGCGGCAAGGTCCAAAAAATCGTGAGAGAAGTTTATCTCAGAACCGACATTCCGTGCTCTTCCAAAATTTGCAAGGCCTGCCTAGTGGGAGCTCCTAGAAATGCATCTCAACAAA TTCAGCCGTTTGTGCTGTCGGAGAAGCCCGCAGGAACCAAGGCTTTCCCTCAAGGGCACTACCTAGTGCCAGATACAAACGCCCTTCTCAACGCAATGGATCTTTTTGAGCAAAGTTCTGCATTCTACGATGTCATCGTTTTGCAGACGGTCTTGGAGGAACTTAGAAACCGGTCTCTTCCATTGTATAACCGGCTGATTGGACTCACCAAAAGCGAAGACAAGCGATTTTATGTGTTTTTCAACGACTTTCGGCTGGAGACGTATGTAAACCGTGAGCCAAATGAGAGTGTTAATGACAGAAACGACCGTGCCGTCCGCTTAGCTGTCAAGTGGTATGGCGAGCATCTGGCGCAGATGAAAGCGGGCAAGATTCCCGCCATTGTGATGCTGAGCGATGACCAGGAGAACCTCAAAAAAGCACGCAGCCAGGGGCTCAACGCACTCTCCCTGAGAGACTATGTCGGCAGCTTGGAAGATGGGGACAAGTTGCTTGACATGGTGGCCGAGGCACAGAGCCAGGGTGGTTTCCACCGACCATCGCAGATGCTGTATCCCGAGTACTATAGCCTCTCGAAGATGATGACCGGTGTGAAGGCTGGTTTGATGCACCAGGGAATTTTCAACGTCTCACCATACAACTACCTCGAAGGCTCCATCAAAGTGCCCGCCTTCTCCAAACCCCTTCTTATTCTCGGCCGCGAGAGCATCAACCGGTCCgttgatggcgatgttgtcgttgtcgaGCTTCTCCCCCAAGACAAGTGGAAGGAACCGTCTACCAAGATTATCGAAGaagacaacatcaccaagaaTGAAAATGCCGATACCGAAGAACGAGATGACTTTGTGTCGGACAAGGAACGAAAAGCACTGCAGGAGGAAGCCAAGCGTACACACAAGTCCTCGTCAGAAAGCCAATTGCAACCGACGGCCAGGGTGGTGGGAGTGATCAAGCGAAACTGGCGTCAATACGTCGGACATATTGACCCGTCCTCAGCCAGCAAATCTTCTTCGTCGCAGGGTCGTAAGCAAGACAGCGTTTTTCTCATTCccatggacaagaagattCCCAAGATTCGACTACGAACCCGACAAGTATCAGAACTCCTTGGGAAGCGGCTGCTGGTCACCATTGACGCCTGGGACCGAGACTCGAGACACCCAGTCGGTCACTTTGTCCGCTCACTGGGCGAACTTGAGACCAAGGCGGCCGAAACAGAAGCCCTGCTCTTGGAATGGGATGTCCAGTACCGACCGTTCCCCAAGACCGTCTTGGATTGCCTGCCCAAGGAGGGCCACGATTGGAAAGTACCTGCGAGTACGGACGACCCCGGCTGGAAAGACAGAGAAGATCTCCGAGGCCTTCTCATCTGCAGTATCGACCCCGTGGGCTGTCAGGACATTGACGATGCGCTGCACGCGCGCAAGCTTCCCAACGGAAACACTGAAGTCGGCGTGCACATTGCCGACGTGTCACACTTTGTCAAGCCCGCCAACGCCATGGACACCGAAGCTAGCATCCGCGGCACAACGGTATACCTCGTCGACAAGCGTATCGACATGCTTCCGCCCCTCCTGGGCACCGACCTTTGCTCGCTGAAGCCCTACGTCGAGCGCTACGCCTTCTCCGTCCTCTGGGAACTGGACGATAACGCCGAAATTGTCAATGTCCGCTTCACCAAGTCCGTCATCAAGTCGCGCGAAGCGTTCAGCTACGAACAAGCCCAGCTGCGCATCGACGACTCCTCCCAGCAAGACGACCTCACCAACGGGATGCGCATGCTTCTCGCGCtctccaagaagctcaagaagaagcgcatGGATGCCGGCGCCCTCAGTCTCTCCTCGCCCGAAGTCAAGGTCCAGATGGAGTCGGAAACCTCTGACCCTATCGACGTCACCaccaagcagcttctcgacACAAACTCGCTCGTCGAAGAATTCATGCTCTTCGCCAACATTAGCGTCGCCGCCAAAATCTACGACGCATTCCCACAGACCGCCATCCTGCGTCGCCACGCCGCACCCCCCAAgaccaactttgacgagCTTGCCGACCAGCTACGCGTCAAGCGAGGCCTCGAACTCCGCACAGATTCTTCCAAGGCCCTTGCCGACTCCCTCGACGCCTGTGTCGACAAGTCGGACCCCTTTTTCAACACTCTGGTCCGTATCATGGCCACCCGCTGCATGATGTCCGCCGAGTACTTCTGCTCTGGGACCCAAGCCTACCCCGAATTCCGGCACTACGGTCTCGCCTCAGAAATCTACACGCACTTCACGTCACCCATCCGTAGATACGCAGATCTCCTCGCCCACAGACAActcgccgccgccattggcTACGAGGCCGTCCACCCTTCTGTCCGCAGCAGGGGCCGTCTCGAAGCCGTTTGCAAGAATATCAATGTCCGCCATAGAAACGCCCAGATGGCCGGCCGCGCAAGTACAGCATACTATGTGGGGCAGGCACTGAAGGGTAACgtggcagaggaagaggcgTTTGTCATGAAGATTTTCAGCAACGGGTTCGTCGTGCTAGTGCCGAGATTTGGAATCGAAGGACTCATCAGGTTGAGGGACTTGGCGGAACCTGAGCCCGAGAGTGAGTTTGACGCCGAGACTTACACGCTTGTTACCAGGGGGAGCAAGGACTTGAAGGTCGAGTTGTTccaaaaggtcaaggttAGAGTTATGGATGAAAAGGATGAGAGGACCGGCAAGAGGGGTGTTAAAATGGAATTGATTAGTGCATAG